DNA from Dokdonella koreensis DS-123:
CCACCGACTCGCCCGGCTGCACGCTGCCGAAGCCGCTGAGGTCGAAGCCGATCGCCGGATTGGCGCTGTCGTCGTCGTAGCGCCAGCCGGTCATGTCGGCCGGCGCAGTGCCGACGTTGGTCAGCTCGATGTACTCGCCACCGGCACCGTCGTACATCCACTCCGTGATCCGCATCTGCGCCTGGGCGCCACCGCCGCACGGGTCATAGGCCGTGCCGGCGCGCGTGCTGCGACCGGGGCTGCCGATTGCGCCGTTGTTCGAGGTCACCGAGCCTTCGCCGTCGGCGACCGCCGACAGCGTCCAGGCGAAGACGTTGTTCGCACCGAGGCCCGCCGCCGATACCCAGCCGCTGGCACCGGTCGTGCGGATGCTGCCCGGGAACGCCTGGTCGCCGTAGGTCAGGCGATCCACCAGCGTGCCGCTGCCGTCGAAGAGGTTGATCTGGTCGGCACGGCCGAGGTTGTTGGTGTAGCCGCCGAGGATCTTGGCGCCGGCGCACAGGCGCCAGTCGCTGCGGAACGCTTCGGTCTCGCTCTCGGCCAGCACCACCGACTCGCCCGGCTGCACGCTGCCGAAGCCGCTGAGGTCGAAGCCGATCGCCGGATTGGCGCTGTCGTCGTCGTAGCGCCAGCCGGTCATGTCGACCGCCGTCGTGCCGACGTTGGTCAGCTCGATGAACTCGCCGCCGGCGCCGTCGTACATCCATTCGGTGATCCGCATCTGCGCCTGGGCGGCGCTGGCGGACAGCACGAGCAACAATCCGGCGGCCAGCCGGTATGTGCGAACAAAAGCCATGGTGGGTACTCCCCGAAAGAAAAAACGGCGGCGCCGCACGAAGGTGCAGCGACGAAGCGCGGGGAGTGTGGCCGGACATCGTTGCGGTCCCGTGATGCTGGCATGTCATCGGCGGCCGGGTCCGCCGTACACCGTCGGCGGCTGCGCGCGGGACCGTGGGACGCGGCCGGCGGGCGCCGTTGCGCGCCGGCGGCCGACCCGCAGCGCGGGGCCCGGCCATGACCGGAAGGCCGGGGTGACACACGGCGGCGCCGTCCTGCGCCCTGGGGCACGACAGACACCCCTCCGCCGCGCGGGTGCAGCCCCCGACCGCTTCGACGCCGACCACGGAACCGCCATGAACCCGACCCGCACCCCCGTCCCGCTCCGGTGCCTGCCGCTCCGCGCCGCGCGGCGTCCCACTGCGATCATCCGTTTCGCCGGGGTCCTCCTCGCGGCGCTCGCCGGGTCGATCCCCGCAGCGGCGCAGAGCCCGGCGCCGCTGCCCCGCCCCGACCTCCACCTGGTCGTCAACGGCAGCGTCCAGGCGCTGCTGCGGCTGCCCGATGGCAGCCTCGTGTTCGGCGGCACATTCACCTCGGTCAACGGCCAGCCGCGGGCCAACCTGGCCAAGCTGCGGCCCGACGGCACGCTCGATCCGGACTGGAATCCGGCCCCCGATCGCGAGGTCTATGCGCTCGCCGCCGACACGGCCGGCAATGTCTATGTCGGCGGCTGGTTCTACGCCATCGGCGGGCAGTCGCGCACGAACCTCGCCAAGGTCTCCGCCACCGGCACCGGCACGGCCGATGCGAGCTGGAATCCGGCGCCCGATTCGTTCGTCTATGCACTGGCGGTCGATGCCGGCGGCGCCGTCTATGCCGGCGGCCAGTTCGGCATGATCGGCGGCCAGAACCGTGCGAACCTCGCCAAGCTCGCCGGTACCGGCTCGGGCGCGGTGGACGCGACCTGGGACCCGGCGCCCGATTCCACCGTCCGTGCGCTCACCGTCGATGGCGCGGGCAATGTCTATGCCGGCGGCCAGTTCTTCCTGGTCGGCGGCCAGGCCCGCCGGTACATCGCGCGGATCTCGGGTGGCGGCGTGGTCGATGCCACCTGGAATCCGACGGCCAGCGGCCTGGTCGGCGCGCTGGCGCTCGATGGCGCCGGCGGCGTCTATGCCGGCGGCGAGTTCACGACGATCGGCGGCCAGGCCCGCCCCTATGTCGCCAAGCTCTCCACGGCCAACGGGACAGTCGATGCCGGCTGGAACCCGGCACCCGATCGCCGGGTCGGCGCGCTGGCCGTCGACGCCGCAGGCCATGTCTACGCCAGCGGCCTCTTCACGACGATCGGCGGCCAGGCGCGCAATGGCCTGGCCAAGCTGTCCGGCAACGGCAGCGGCGCGGCCGACGCGAACTGGAACCCCTCGCCCCAGGGCGGCCAGGTCAGCGCGCTGCTGGCCGACGCCGGCCGGGTGTACGCCGGCGGCAGCTTCTTCCATGTCGGTGGCGCCTACCGCCTGGGCCTGGCCATGCTCTCGGGCAGCGGCGTCGGCGCGCCCGGCGCTGCGGTGGATGCCGAAACACCGGCCCGCGCCGCCTCCCTGCTGCTCGAGCGTCCGTACGGCATGCTGGTCGGCGGCGAGTTCCTCAAGGCCAACGGCATCCTGGCGCCGTACGCCTTGCGGCTGAAGAGCGACGGCACGATCGACACCCATCCCAGCGCCGACGACGCGATCCTGGCGCTGGTGGCCGCCTCGCTCGGCGAGCCCGGCCCCTTGACGATATCCGGCGTGCTGCGGGCGGTGGTCGCCTTGCCGGACGGCAGCTTCGTGTTCGGCGGCGCCTTCACCTCGGTCGGCGGCACGCCGCGCAACTACCTGGCCAAGCTGCGGCCCAACGGCACGCTCGACCCGGACTGGAATCCGAACGCCGCCGGTGGCGGCGTCTACGCGCTCGCCACCGACGGCGCCGGCAACGTCTATGCCGGCGGCCGCTTCACCAGCGTCGGCGGGCAGCCGCGCAACCGCCTGGCCAAGATCGCCGGCAGCGGCACCGGAGCGGTCGATCCGGCCTGGAATCCCGGCGCCGACGAGGAAGTCAGTGCGCTCGCCGTCGATGCAGCCGGCCGCGTCTACGCCGGCGGCAGCTTCACCCATGCCGGCGGCCAGGCGCGCGCGCGACTGGCCAGGCTGGCCGGCACCGGTGCCGGCGCTGCCGATCCGTCCTGGAACCCCGGTGCCGATCGTGCCGTCACCGCACTGGCGACGGACCCGGCCGGCTGGGTCTACGTCGGCGGCAAGGTGTCGACCGTCGGCGGCATCGGCCGCGATCGCATCGCACGGCTGGATGCCGCTACCGGCGCCGTCGATCCGGACTGGAACCCGGGCGCCGATGCCGACGTGCTCGCGCTGGCACGCGCGTCGAGCGGCGTGATCTATGCCGGCGGCCGCTTCGATGTGATCGGCGGCGCATCGCGCAACGGCCTGGCCGCGCTGCCGGCCTCGGACGTGCTGTTCGCGGACGACTTCGAGCCGTAGCCGTCGGCGCGCACGGCAGAAGCGGCCGCAGGCGGCCGCTTCACAGGGCCAGGAACGAATAAGCCTGCATCAGATCCAGGGCGTGCCGGAACAAAGTGTAGGAAACACCCATCAGGATCGGCGCGGTCAGCGATCCGAGTCTGTCGAGCACGCGCTTCAAGCCGTGCAGGACGGAGTGGTTCGTGCTGATGGCCGCCACGACCAACCAGAGGAGGATCGCAAAGAACGTCGGCGTCACCGAGACCAGCATCAACGCGATGACGGGACCCCGGTTCGGAATCGCGATCTCCAGCCCCAGAAGCACGTCGATCAGGAACAGGCCGACGAGGGTGTATCCATGCATCACGGCCGGCGCGATGGCCAGCAGGAAGCCCGGATCGAACCGCTCGCCCATGGCGACCATCGCGGTGACGACCAACCCGACCATCGCCAACGACGCGCCGATGCACGCCGCGACGGTTCCCGACAGCGATGCCAACGTCGCCCGGGCCACCTGCCTGGCCAGGCCGCTCCCGCTCAGCCGCTTGTAGGCTCGAAAGAACCACACGACACACTGGTACTCGACCAGCCAATGCACCGGTACCGCCATCACGGCCCCCTGCGCCAGCTCAAGCGCGGCATCGCGCGCTGGCTCCGACCGCATCAGGTCGGCCGCCATCACGAGGCTCGCCACGCCAGCTACGCCCAGTCCCAGGGTCTTCAGGCGCGAAACGCGGCCGTTCCTGGTCAGGAAGAACACCCGCAGCAGATACTCGTAGAGCCGCTTGCGCAGGTCGGCAAGGGGATGGGCCGCCAGATCGGCCTCCACGGCCTGGGACATCTGCGCGAGCAGATCGCGCACCCGCTTGAACGACAGCAGCGCTCCCAGGACGAAGACCAGAACGGAAGCCAGCAACAGCGCCCAAATCGCTGCCTTGACGATCAGCACCGCATGCCCCCCTGAAGGCACTTCATGGGTCCGCCGGACGTCGCGACCGGCCGAGGGTCGACGCGTGCAGGCCGATCCCTCAGGGGGAGTATTACGGACGAGCCGCTGCGGTGGCTAGATGCCCGGCCGGCATCAGGCGGCGGCGAACGCTTCCCGCGGCACGGCGCATTTCCGCGCGGCGCCCAACAAAAAACCCCGGGTGTCGCCACCCGGGGTTTGCTTGGATCTGCCGCTGGGCGGCTGCGGGCGCTTCTTAGGCGACCTGGACCTCATCGGCCTGCATGCCCTTCTGGCCCTGCACGGCGACGAACGTCACGCGCTGGCCTTCCTGGAGCGACTTGAAGCCGCTGCCCTGGATCGAGCGGAAATGCACGAAAAGATCCGGGCCGCTTTCCGGCGTGATGAAGCCGAAGCCCTTGGCGTCGTTGAACCACTTGACGGTACCGTTCTGGCGATTGGCCATGTCTCTAACTCCTGACAACTCAATAAGTGATGAAATGGGTGTGGCCTACGAAAAAGCCGTCGGCCGGTACTGAGTTGCCAAGGAGAACGCGAGAGGGAACGAAGGAGCGGATCGAGCGATCAACCACATCGGGCCACGATTCACAGTGACCCTGGTAAACACAGTGCCGCCACTGTACAGGGGTTTTCGCCGCAAAGCGAGTGCAGGTTGCGCCGGCCGGCGGCGGACCCGTGCGTTCCGCCCCCCGCGGGTGCCAGAATCGGCGCCGCCCGGGGCGGGACCCGGAGGGGGACGGACCACATGGCGACACCCGCAGGCAACTCGCCGCGGCGCGTGCTGTTCGCGAGCCTGATCGGCACGACGATCGAGTTCTTCGATTTCTACATCTACGCAACGGCCGCGGTGCTGGTGTTCCCGCAGCTGTTCTTCCCGTCCGGCGACCCGGCCTCGGCCACCCTGCAGTCGCTGGCGACCTTCGCCCTGGCCTTCTTCGCGCGGCCGATCGGCTCGGCGCTGTTCGGGCACTTCGGCGACCGCATCGGCCGCAAGGCCACCCTGGTCGCCGCCCTGCTGACGATGGGCGGCTCGACCGTGCTGATCGGCCTGCTGCCGACCTACGCCTCGATCGGCCTGCTGGCGCCGGCCCTGCTGGCGCTGTGCCGGTTCGGCCAAGGGCTGGGCCTCGGCGGCGAATGGGGCGGTGCCGTGCTGCTGGCCACCGAGAACGCCCCGCCCGGCCGCCAGGCCTGGTACGGCATGTTCCCGCAGCTCGGCGCGCCGATCGGCTTCCTCTGCTCGACCGGCGTATTCCTGCTGCTGACCGCGTGGCTGGACGAGGCGCAGTTCCTCGCCTGGGGCTGGCGCATCCCGTTCCTGGCGAGCGCGCTGCTGGTGTTCGTCGGCCTCTACGTCCGCCTCAGGCTGACCGAGACGCCGGCGTTCCGCGCCGCGATCGCCAACGAGGAGCGCGTGCGCCTGCCGATGGCCACCGTGCTGGCGCAGCACCCGCTGGCGCTGGTGCTCGGCACCTTCGCGGCCACCGCCACCTTCGTGCTGTTCTACCTGATGACGGTCTTCGCGCTCAGCTGGGGCACCTCGGCTCTCGGCTACCAGCGCGAGCAGTTCCTGCTGCTGCAGATGGTCGGCGTGCTGTTCTTCGCCGCGACGATCCCGCTGTCGGCGGTGGCCGCCGACCGGCGCGGCCGCCGCGCGGTGCTGATCGGCGCCACGGTCGCGATCGGTGCCTACGGCCTGGCCTTCGCGCCGCTGTTCGGCGCCGGCAGCCCGGCCGGCGTGCTGGCGTTCCTGGCGATCGGCCTGGGCCTGATGGGGCTCACCTACGGCCCGCTCGGCACCGCACTGGCGGAGCTGTTCCCGACCGCGGTGCGCTACACCGGCGCCTCGCTGACCTTCAACCTCGCCGGCATCGTCGGTGCCTCGCTGGCGCCGTACATCGCCACCTGGCTGGCCGGCCACCACGGCCTCGCCTGGGTCGGCTACTACCTGTCGGCCGCCGCGGCGGTGTCGCTGGCCGCATTGCTGGCGATGCGGCCGCCAGGCGGCAGCCCCGCCGGCCGCTGACCGATGCCCACCGGGATCCGCCGCCGCGCAGCGCCGGCATCCCGGCCCGGCGGCGGCGTGTCCGCGATCACGCGCGGGACCTGGCGCTGCATTGCCTTCTTCGTGGCGGCCATCGCCGCGCTGCCGGCACCGGCCGCCGAACCCGCATCGGTCCGCGACTTCGACAACCCGCAGGTGGGGCGCATCCAGCTGCAGGTGCCGCCCGACTGGCTCGCCTACGAACGCCAGGACGGCGCCGGCACCACCTTCGTGCGGCTGCTGCCGCCCGATTCGCGCCGCTTCGGCCTGGAGATCCAGGTCAACACCCGCGAACGCCTCGGGCTGCCGGCGCTGACCGTGGATGGCCTTCCGGGCTACCTGGTCAGCCGCCTGTCCGGCCTGCTGCCGCGGTTCCTCGAGACCGCGGTGGCGCCGGTGCGCTTCGGTCCGGCCGGCGACGGCGCCTATGCGCGCCTGACCGACCGCCACCCGCGCCAGGGCGAGTTCCTGTTCCTGACGCGCGGCGTCCGGCTCGACGGCGAGGCCGTCATCGTCTTCACGCTGTATTCGAGCGACCACGACGCCAGCGTGCTGACGCCGGTGCTGGCCGTGGCGGCGAGCGTGACGATCGTGCGGCCGGTCAGCGCCGGCCGCTGACGCCGGCGATGACCTCGGTGTAGAGATCGAGGAACTGCGCGGCGGAACGGTCGAGCGTGAAGCGGGCCTCCCAGCGCGCACGGCCGGCCGCGCCGAGCCGGTCGCGACGCGCCGGATCGCCGCCGAGCAGCGCGATCGCCGCAGCCAGGTCCCCGGCGTCGCCCGGGGCCACGCGCAGGCCGGCGTCGTCGCCGACCACGCTGGCGATACCCGAGCCCGGCACGTCGCTGGCGATCACCGCACGGCCGGCCCGCATCGCTTCCAGCAGCACCACGCCGAACGCCTCGCCGCGGTCCAGCGACGGCAGCACCACGGCATCGGCCGCCACATAGGCCGCCGCCAGCACGGCATCGTCGACGGCACCGGCGAAGCGCACGCGCGCGGCAATGCCGAGCCGGTCGGCCAGCGCGGCCAGGCGCGGCGCTTCCTCGCCCTGGCCGATCAGCACCAGGCCGGCAGCGGGCGTCCGCGCCAAGGCGGCCAGCAGCACGTCGAACCCCTTGTAGGCGCTGAAGCGCCCCACCGCCAGCAGCCGCAGGCCGGTCCCGGCCGGCCAGTCCGGCGGTGCCGCGGCCACGGCCGGCGCCGGGCCGATGCCGAGCGGGATCGCCCGCGTCTTCGCCCGCCACGGTGCCAGCGCCCGGCTCGCCGCGCCGTAGGCTTCGGATGTGGTCACGACGGCGGCGGCGCGGCGCAGCAGCGCCTGCTCGAACGGGCGATAGACGCGGTAGGCCGCACGCAGGCGCCAGTCCGGCGTATCGGTCGGCACCTCCGCGTGCCAGTGCACCACCCAGGGCAGCCGCCGCGCCGCCGGGCTGGTCAACGCCCAGAACGCCGACGGGTTCGGCAGGTGCAGGTGCAGGACGTCCGGCCGGAAGCTGCGCAGCAGGCGCGCCAGGTGCAGTGCGAAAGCGGGGCTGAGCGGCGTGTAGAGCGGCGCGGCCAGACAGCCGGCACGCACCACCTCGATACCGTCGACCGTGGCCGATTCGGCGTACCGGCGACCGGCCGGCTGGTGTACCAGCGCGGCGGCCGCGTGGCCGCGGTCGCGCATCCATTCGGCCAGGTCCTGCGTGCAGCGCTCGATGCCGCCGCGCTGCGGTGCGTAGTACTTGCCGACGTGCAGGATGCGCATGGCGGCCTCAGCAGGACGGCGCCACGGCGCGCCGGACGCTCATTCGTCGTCGGAGACGAGGTCGAGGTCGCCTTCGGGCAGCTTGTAGCCGACCCGGTCCAGCTCCCGCTCGAGGATCGCCAGCTTCTGCGTCAACCGCCGCAGCTGCCGCTCCTGGCGCGAGCGCTCGATGTCGAGCTTGAGCAGGCGCAGCAGCACGAACGACAGGCCGATGATGATCGGCAGCACCGGCGCGTAGCTGATGCCGGTCGCGCGGCCGAGCCAGCCGACCAGGGCGGGAAACAGGCCGAGCACCAGCGTCGCCAGCGCCACGCCCAGCCACCAGACCGCATAGGGACCGTGCAGGTGGTCGCGCCGGACCAGGTAGAGGATCGCCAGTGCCAGGCCGATGCCGATGATGCCGGCGGTGAGCTGGGCGTTCATCGCCGCGCGCTCCCGGCGGGCGCCTGCCGCGGCGCACGGCGGCCGGCGTCGAAGCGCGCCAGGCACAGCACCGTCGTGTTGATCATGTAGCGCAGCACCACCCACCAGGACGCGAACACGCGCGAATGACCGTTGCAGCGCGGCCGCATCGGCGTGGGCACCTCGGCGATCGTGCGG
Protein-coding regions in this window:
- a CDS encoding MFS transporter — encoded protein: MATPAGNSPRRVLFASLIGTTIEFFDFYIYATAAVLVFPQLFFPSGDPASATLQSLATFALAFFARPIGSALFGHFGDRIGRKATLVAALLTMGGSTVLIGLLPTYASIGLLAPALLALCRFGQGLGLGGEWGGAVLLATENAPPGRQAWYGMFPQLGAPIGFLCSTGVFLLLTAWLDEAQFLAWGWRIPFLASALLVFVGLYVRLRLTETPAFRAAIANEERVRLPMATVLAQHPLALVLGTFAATATFVLFYLMTVFALSWGTSALGYQREQFLLLQMVGVLFFAATIPLSAVAADRRGRRAVLIGATVAIGAYGLAFAPLFGAGSPAGVLAFLAIGLGLMGLTYGPLGTALAELFPTAVRYTGASLTFNLAGIVGASLAPYIATWLAGHHGLAWVGYYLSAAAAVSLAALLAMRPPGGSPAGR
- a CDS encoding delta-60 repeat domain-containing protein; its protein translation is MNPTRTPVPLRCLPLRAARRPTAIIRFAGVLLAALAGSIPAAAQSPAPLPRPDLHLVVNGSVQALLRLPDGSLVFGGTFTSVNGQPRANLAKLRPDGTLDPDWNPAPDREVYALAADTAGNVYVGGWFYAIGGQSRTNLAKVSATGTGTADASWNPAPDSFVYALAVDAGGAVYAGGQFGMIGGQNRANLAKLAGTGSGAVDATWDPAPDSTVRALTVDGAGNVYAGGQFFLVGGQARRYIARISGGGVVDATWNPTASGLVGALALDGAGGVYAGGEFTTIGGQARPYVAKLSTANGTVDAGWNPAPDRRVGALAVDAAGHVYASGLFTTIGGQARNGLAKLSGNGSGAADANWNPSPQGGQVSALLADAGRVYAGGSFFHVGGAYRLGLAMLSGSGVGAPGAAVDAETPARAASLLLERPYGMLVGGEFLKANGILAPYALRLKSDGTIDTHPSADDAILALVAASLGEPGPLTISGVLRAVVALPDGSFVFGGAFTSVGGTPRNYLAKLRPNGTLDPDWNPNAAGGGVYALATDGAGNVYAGGRFTSVGGQPRNRLAKIAGSGTGAVDPAWNPGADEEVSALAVDAAGRVYAGGSFTHAGGQARARLARLAGTGAGAADPSWNPGADRAVTALATDPAGWVYVGGKVSTVGGIGRDRIARLDAATGAVDPDWNPGADADVLALARASSGVIYAGGRFDVIGGASRNGLAALPASDVLFADDFEP
- a CDS encoding DUF2304 domain-containing protein gives rise to the protein MNAQLTAGIIGIGLALAILYLVRRDHLHGPYAVWWLGVALATLVLGLFPALVGWLGRATGISYAPVLPIIIGLSFVLLRLLKLDIERSRQERQLRRLTQKLAILERELDRVGYKLPEGDLDLVSDDE
- a CDS encoding cold-shock protein, which produces MANRQNGTVKWFNDAKGFGFITPESGPDLFVHFRSIQGSGFKSLQEGQRVTFVAVQGQKGMQADEVQVA
- a CDS encoding glycosyltransferase; its protein translation is MRILHVGKYYAPQRGGIERCTQDLAEWMRDRGHAAAALVHQPAGRRYAESATVDGIEVVRAGCLAAPLYTPLSPAFALHLARLLRSFRPDVLHLHLPNPSAFWALTSPAARRLPWVVHWHAEVPTDTPDWRLRAAYRVYRPFEQALLRRAAAVVTTSEAYGAASRALAPWRAKTRAIPLGIGPAPAVAAAPPDWPAGTGLRLLAVGRFSAYKGFDVLLAALARTPAAGLVLIGQGEEAPRLAALADRLGIAARVRFAGAVDDAVLAAAYVAADAVVLPSLDRGEAFGVVLLEAMRAGRAVIASDVPGSGIASVVGDDAGLRVAPGDAGDLAAAIALLGGDPARRDRLGAAGRARWEARFTLDRSAAQFLDLYTEVIAGVSGRR